One Microcaecilia unicolor chromosome 4, aMicUni1.1, whole genome shotgun sequence genomic region harbors:
- the IFITM10 gene encoding interferon-induced transmembrane protein 10: MENKGFKGDTTWPPTQCKHPPEKEKEREKEKKKKMPTMATKTTNPATVIEISPDTTEVNDYYLWSIFNFVYLNFCCLGFIALAYSLKVRDKKLLNDVKGAIEDAKTARLFNITSSAMATLCFIIIFIYLQYPPADY; this comes from the exons ATGGAGAACAAAGGCTTCAAAGGGGATACCACCTGGCCCCCCACCCAATGCAAGCACCccccagagaaggagaaggagagggagaaggaaaagaagaagaaaatgccGACAATGGCCACAAAGACCACAAATCCTGCCACGGTGATTGAGATTTCACCAGACACCACGGAGGTCAACGATTACTATCTCTGGTCTATCTTCAACTTTGTCTATCTAAACTTCTGCTGTCTTGGCTTCATTGCACTTGCCTATTCCCTCAAG GTGCGGGACAAGAAACTCCTCAATGATGTCAAAGGGGCCATTGAAGATGCTAAAACAGCACGCCTGTTCAACATCACCAGCTCAGCAATGGCCACTTTGTGCTTCATTATCATCTTTATTTACCTGCAGTACCCGCCGGCTGATTATTAG